A window from Erythrobacter sp. YJ-T3-07 encodes these proteins:
- a CDS encoding SDR family NAD(P)-dependent oxidoreductase: MKLTDLFGLEGKIALVTGGSRGIGRMIVEGLLEAGCAKVYIVARKKEQVDETAAELGDKVIGLVGDLSQMGGIKALADELASREDKLDLLVNNAGAAWGEPFEEFSEAGWHRTMDLNLKTPFFLTQKLLPLLKKAGTAERPAKVLMIASIDGFKVNPWPTYPYQASKAGLIHLTRRMAAELIQHNIVVNGIGPGAFPSAMNRAARDNEETVKRGIPSRRVGVTEDMAAGAIYLLSRAGDYVVGTTIPIDGGVVNANMSTSFVDPSGD; the protein is encoded by the coding sequence ATGAAACTCACCGACCTTTTCGGTCTCGAAGGCAAGATCGCGCTGGTCACCGGCGGTAGCCGCGGGATCGGGCGCATGATCGTGGAAGGCCTGCTCGAAGCGGGCTGCGCCAAGGTCTATATCGTCGCGCGCAAGAAGGAGCAGGTCGACGAGACCGCCGCCGAACTGGGCGACAAGGTCATCGGCCTGGTCGGCGACCTCAGCCAGATGGGTGGGATCAAGGCGCTGGCCGACGAGCTGGCTAGTCGCGAGGACAAGCTGGACCTGCTGGTCAACAACGCAGGCGCGGCATGGGGCGAACCCTTCGAGGAGTTCAGCGAGGCCGGCTGGCACCGCACCATGGACCTGAACCTCAAGACGCCGTTCTTCCTCACCCAGAAGCTGCTCCCGCTGCTCAAGAAGGCGGGCACGGCGGAGCGTCCGGCCAAGGTGCTGATGATCGCCAGCATCGACGGGTTCAAGGTCAACCCGTGGCCGACCTATCCCTACCAGGCGAGCAAGGCCGGGCTGATCCACCTCACCCGCCGGATGGCTGCCGAGCTGATCCAGCACAATATCGTGGTCAACGGGATCGGCCCGGGTGCCTTCCCGTCGGCAATGAACCGCGCGGCGCGCGACAATGAAGAGACGGTCAAGCGCGGCATCCCGAGCAGGCGCGTGGGCGTGACCGAGGATATGGCCGCAGGCGCGATCTACCTGCTCAGCCGCGCGGGCGACTACGTTGTCGGCACGACGATCCCGATCGACGGCGGCGTGGTCAACGCCAATATGTCGACCAGCTTCGTCGATCCCTCGGGCGACTAA
- a CDS encoding acyl-CoA dehydrogenase family protein, which translates to MPLYYDDDQAMLADSASDFIREEGAIAKQLRHWRDRDCKDGFGHGLWEQFGEMGFTGILLPEEDGGLGMGQVEANIVLEEIGANLTPSPFLSSSVLAATALKHGSDDTRGRWLPDLVAGKNVYAVAIDEGPKHRPEKIACKAEKSGNGFKLTGKKDFVVYGASAEMIVVAARTSGSDSDADGITLFAVPQDASGMSHDSVRLVDSSMASHITFDSVELDGDAVIGEVDGGREILNAMLRAGRVGAAAEGVGVARGAMDMTVDYLKQRKQFGKLIGEFQALQHRAAHLYSEVEIARAVTIKAAQLIDAGSEQAELMTSVAKAKVAKAAGLAVKEGVQMHGGIGMTDEYDIGLYMKRDRALQEFLGDMYYHAGRVAELSGY; encoded by the coding sequence ATGCCACTTTACTACGACGACGATCAGGCGATGCTGGCCGACAGCGCGAGCGATTTCATCCGCGAAGAAGGCGCGATTGCCAAGCAGCTGCGCCACTGGCGCGACCGCGACTGCAAGGACGGCTTCGGCCACGGACTGTGGGAACAGTTCGGCGAGATGGGCTTCACCGGCATCCTGCTGCCCGAAGAGGATGGCGGGCTCGGCATGGGCCAGGTCGAGGCGAACATCGTGCTGGAGGAAATCGGCGCGAACCTCACCCCGTCGCCCTTCCTCAGCAGCTCCGTGCTCGCGGCCACCGCGCTCAAGCATGGCAGCGACGACACGCGCGGCCGCTGGCTGCCCGATCTGGTTGCGGGCAAGAACGTCTACGCCGTCGCGATCGACGAGGGTCCCAAGCACCGGCCCGAAAAGATCGCCTGCAAGGCGGAAAAGTCGGGCAATGGCTTCAAGCTCACCGGCAAGAAGGACTTCGTCGTCTACGGTGCCAGCGCCGAGATGATCGTGGTCGCCGCGCGCACCTCGGGCAGCGATAGCGATGCGGACGGGATCACCCTGTTCGCGGTGCCGCAGGACGCATCCGGCATGAGCCACGACAGCGTGCGGCTGGTCGATTCTTCGATGGCGAGCCACATCACCTTCGACAGCGTCGAGCTCGATGGCGATGCGGTGATCGGCGAAGTCGACGGCGGGCGCGAAATCCTCAACGCGATGCTGCGCGCAGGCCGTGTCGGTGCGGCGGCGGAAGGCGTCGGGGTCGCGCGCGGCGCGATGGACATGACGGTCGACTACCTCAAGCAGCGCAAGCAGTTCGGCAAGCTGATCGGCGAATTCCAGGCCCTCCAGCACCGCGCCGCGCATCTTTATTCCGAAGTCGAGATCGCCCGCGCGGTGACCATCAAGGCCGCGCAGCTGATCGACGCAGGCAGCGAGCAGGCCGAGCTGATGACCTCGGTCGCCAAGGCCAAGGTCGCCAAGGCGGCGGGCCTCGCAGTCAAGGAAGGCGTGCAGATGCACGGCGGCATCGGGATGACCGACGAATACGACATCGGCCTCTACATGAAGCGCGACCGCGCGCTGCAGGAGTTCCTCGGCGACATGTACTACCACGCGGGCCGGGTTGCCGAACTCAGCGGATATTGA
- a CDS encoding acyl-CoA dehydrogenase family protein has product MADLEQFRAETRSWLEANCPPEMRKPVEDENDVYWGGRNAKFKNDAQKSWFEACRDKGYTVPAWPKAYGGAGLSPAEAKVLREEMARINARPPLSSFGIWMLGPALLHFGTEGQKQRFLNEIARGEIRWCQGYSEPGSGSDLVSMQTYGEDKGDHWIVNGQKIWTSYADEADWIFCLVRTDKDNKYQGITFMLFDMAGDGVSTKPIKLISGNSPFCETFMDDVKVPKSYGEDIPAYVGEINRGWDVAKYLLGHEREMISATGGGDRASSLGAVTSRQGELDPVLRAEMALFDVDALAFTAMSEKFLDEVKVGKGHPAQPNMLKYAGTELNKRRHELLMAAGGSRTLEWESEETEHGKPARSWLRTKANSIEGGTSEVMLNVVAKRILELPGA; this is encoded by the coding sequence ATGGCCGATCTGGAGCAATTCCGCGCGGAAACGCGCAGCTGGCTCGAAGCCAACTGCCCCCCCGAAATGCGCAAGCCCGTGGAAGACGAGAACGACGTCTACTGGGGCGGGCGCAACGCCAAGTTCAAGAACGATGCCCAGAAGTCCTGGTTCGAGGCATGCCGCGACAAGGGCTACACCGTACCCGCATGGCCCAAGGCCTATGGCGGCGCAGGCCTTTCGCCTGCCGAAGCCAAGGTGCTGCGCGAGGAAATGGCGCGGATCAACGCCCGCCCGCCGCTCAGCAGCTTCGGCATCTGGATGCTCGGCCCGGCGCTGCTGCACTTCGGCACCGAAGGCCAGAAGCAGCGCTTCCTCAACGAGATCGCGCGCGGTGAGATTCGCTGGTGCCAGGGCTATAGCGAGCCGGGCAGCGGATCGGACCTCGTCTCGATGCAGACTTATGGCGAGGACAAGGGCGATCACTGGATCGTCAACGGCCAGAAGATCTGGACCTCCTACGCCGACGAAGCCGACTGGATCTTCTGCCTCGTCCGCACGGACAAGGACAACAAGTACCAGGGCATCACCTTCATGCTGTTCGACATGGCTGGCGACGGCGTCTCCACCAAGCCGATCAAGCTGATCAGCGGCAACTCGCCGTTCTGCGAAACCTTCATGGACGATGTGAAGGTCCCCAAGTCCTACGGCGAGGATATCCCGGCCTATGTCGGCGAGATCAACCGCGGGTGGGATGTGGCCAAGTACCTGCTCGGCCACGAGCGCGAGATGATCTCCGCAACCGGGGGCGGCGACCGCGCCTCTTCGCTGGGCGCCGTGACCAGCCGCCAGGGCGAGCTCGACCCCGTGCTGCGTGCGGAAATGGCGCTGTTCGATGTCGACGCGCTGGCGTTTACCGCGATGAGCGAGAAGTTTCTCGACGAGGTCAAGGTGGGCAAGGGCCATCCCGCGCAGCCCAACATGCTCAAATATGCCGGGACCGAGCTCAACAAGCGTCGGCACGAGCTGCTGATGGCAGCCGGCGGTTCGCGTACCCTCGAATGGGAAAGCGAAGAGACCGAGCACGGCAAGCCCGCCCGCAGCTGGCTGCGCACCAAGGCGAACTCGATCGAGGGCGGCACCAGCGAGGTGATGCTCAACGTGGTCGCCAAGCGCATTCTGGAGCTGCCGGGCGCGTAA
- a CDS encoding MFS transporter: MAFTQGPLPIRLRLTQGLGAMAFGVKDNGFSFFLLIFYNQVLGMDAGLVGLALMLALVFDAVLDPLIGYFSDRTYTRWGRRLPWLYIAPWPLAIMWILLWSPPGGEAPSFFGLLGIAVGVRVLLSACEVPQVSLLPEITSDYDERTTLFRYRYLMGWGGGILMMVLAYTVFMRGPDGILEPEGYVGFGIAGAAIMALSVVGSALGLHKLVAHPPAKRPPPFRWRDAFAEIKEAFSEKAFLIFAAGAMAAYISQGTTFSISNYLNVFVWQLDQVEIPGLPIRLTGLTAYPLVLFLSAVLMFIVVSPLHRRFGKAYTAAGGALAAFVLAFIPYMLFLLGAWPQVGTLNSTMLFYLFLVFANASGIVSMISASSMVAEIIELFEERTGERAEGKFYAGNWLVQKCATGAGIFISGQIIALAQMPAKAKAGEVGMDVLSPMILLYAGVSLILAVIAAYWLARFPITRESHEARLALLDDAARADAEGEVLPP; the protein is encoded by the coding sequence ATGGCTTTCACTCAAGGCCCGCTGCCGATCCGCCTGCGGCTGACCCAGGGGCTTGGCGCGATGGCCTTCGGCGTGAAGGACAACGGCTTTTCGTTCTTCCTGCTGATCTTCTACAACCAGGTGCTGGGGATGGATGCCGGGCTGGTCGGCCTGGCGCTGATGCTGGCGCTGGTGTTCGACGCGGTGCTCGATCCGCTGATCGGCTATTTCTCCGACCGGACCTATACCCGCTGGGGCCGCCGCCTGCCATGGCTGTACATCGCGCCGTGGCCGCTGGCGATCATGTGGATCCTGCTGTGGTCGCCGCCGGGCGGCGAGGCCCCGAGCTTCTTCGGCCTGCTGGGCATCGCGGTGGGCGTGCGCGTGCTGCTCTCGGCGTGCGAGGTGCCGCAGGTCAGCCTCCTGCCTGAAATCACGTCCGACTACGACGAGCGGACCACGCTGTTCCGCTATCGCTACCTGATGGGCTGGGGCGGCGGCATCCTGATGATGGTGCTGGCCTACACCGTGTTCATGCGCGGGCCGGACGGGATTCTGGAGCCGGAAGGCTATGTCGGCTTCGGCATCGCAGGCGCGGCGATCATGGCGCTCTCGGTCGTCGGATCGGCGCTGGGCCTGCACAAGCTGGTCGCGCATCCGCCGGCCAAGCGCCCACCCCCGTTCCGCTGGCGCGATGCCTTTGCGGAGATCAAGGAGGCGTTCAGCGAGAAGGCGTTCCTGATCTTCGCCGCCGGGGCGATGGCAGCCTATATCAGCCAGGGAACGACGTTTTCGATCTCCAACTATCTCAACGTGTTCGTCTGGCAGCTCGACCAGGTAGAGATTCCCGGCCTGCCGATCCGGCTGACCGGGCTGACCGCCTATCCGCTGGTGCTGTTCCTCAGCGCGGTGCTGATGTTCATCGTGGTCAGCCCGCTGCACCGCCGTTTCGGCAAGGCCTATACCGCCGCAGGCGGCGCGCTGGCGGCGTTCGTGCTCGCGTTCATCCCTTATATGCTGTTCCTGCTCGGCGCATGGCCGCAGGTGGGCACGCTGAATTCGACCATGCTGTTCTACCTGTTCCTGGTCTTCGCCAACGCATCGGGCATCGTCTCGATGATCTCCGCATCCTCGATGGTCGCCGAAATCATCGAGCTGTTCGAGGAACGCACTGGAGAGCGGGCCGAGGGCAAGTTCTACGCGGGCAACTGGCTGGTCCAGAAATGCGCGACCGGCGCGGGGATCTTCATCTCGGGCCAGATCATCGCGCTCGCCCAGATGCCCGCAAAGGCCAAGGCCGGCGAGGTCGGGATGGACGTGCTGAGCCCGATGATCCTGCTTTACGCAGGGGTGTCGCTGATCCTCGCGGTGATCGCCGCCTACTGGCTCGCCCGCTTCCCGATCACCCGCGAAAGCCATGAGGCGCGGCTCGCTCTCCTCGACGATGCGGCACGGGCCGACGCGGAAGGCGAGGTGCTGCCGCCATAA
- a CDS encoding acyl-CoA dehydrogenase family protein, whose product MDFQPTERQSHWRDRVRDFIEKEVRPAVPTYKAQDAEGDRWKVIPVVEELKAKAKAKGLWNMFMPPRNDSHHHVDESFEFEGPGLTNLEYAMVAEELGRIGFASETMNCSAPDTGNMEVLHRYGTREQKEQWLAPLMAGEIRSAFLMTEPQVASSDATNIETSIIREGDEYVINGRKWWSSGAGDPRCKVAIVMGKSDTSAQRHQQQSMILMPLDAEGVTIERHLPVFGYDDAPHGHMEISLNNVRVPASAMLLGEGRGFEIAQGRLGPGRIHHCMRTIGVAEEALEKMCKRLQAREAFGKAIYKHSIWEQRVAQARIDIEMTRLLCLKAADMMDKVGNKAAKQEIAMIKVAAPNMALRIIDDAIQAHGGAGVSDDFGLAQAYAHQRTLRLADGPDEVHARSIARMEFARHAPSEAEMETYSSGDMGATR is encoded by the coding sequence ATGGATTTCCAACCGACCGAACGGCAAAGCCACTGGCGCGACCGGGTGCGCGACTTCATCGAGAAGGAAGTGCGCCCCGCCGTCCCCACCTACAAGGCGCAGGACGCCGAGGGCGATCGCTGGAAGGTGATCCCCGTGGTCGAGGAGCTGAAGGCAAAGGCCAAGGCCAAGGGGCTGTGGAACATGTTCATGCCCCCGCGCAACGACAGCCACCATCACGTAGACGAGAGCTTCGAGTTCGAAGGGCCCGGCCTCACCAACCTCGAATACGCAATGGTCGCCGAGGAACTCGGCCGGATCGGCTTCGCCAGCGAGACGATGAACTGCTCCGCGCCCGATACCGGCAATATGGAAGTGCTCCACCGCTACGGCACGCGCGAGCAGAAGGAGCAGTGGCTCGCCCCGCTGATGGCCGGCGAAATCCGCAGCGCCTTCCTGATGACCGAACCGCAGGTCGCCAGCTCGGACGCGACCAATATCGAGACCTCGATCATCCGCGAAGGCGACGAATACGTCATCAACGGGCGCAAGTGGTGGTCCAGCGGTGCGGGCGATCCGCGCTGCAAGGTCGCGATCGTCATGGGCAAGAGCGATACCAGCGCCCAGCGCCACCAGCAGCAGTCGATGATCCTCATGCCGCTCGACGCGGAAGGCGTGACGATCGAGCGTCACCTGCCCGTTTTCGGCTATGACGATGCGCCGCACGGCCACATGGAAATCAGCCTCAACAACGTGCGCGTGCCCGCCTCGGCCATGCTGCTGGGCGAAGGGCGCGGGTTCGAGATCGCGCAAGGGCGCCTCGGGCCGGGCCGCATCCACCACTGCATGCGCACCATCGGCGTCGCCGAGGAAGCGCTGGAGAAGATGTGCAAGCGGCTGCAGGCGCGCGAAGCCTTCGGCAAGGCGATCTACAAGCATTCGATCTGGGAACAGCGCGTCGCGCAGGCCCGCATCGACATCGAGATGACGCGCCTTCTCTGCCTCAAGGCCGCCGACATGATGGACAAGGTCGGCAACAAGGCCGCCAAGCAGGAAATCGCGATGATCAAGGTCGCCGCGCCCAACATGGCGCTGCGGATCATCGACGATGCGATCCAGGCCCATGGCGGTGCCGGCGTGTCCGACGATTTCGGCCTGGCGCAGGCCTACGCCCACCAGCGCACGCTGCGCCTGGCGGACGGCCCGGACGAAGTCCACGCACGCTCCATCGCGCGCATGGAATTCGCCCGCCACGCACCGAGCGAGGCCGAGATGGAAACCTACAGCTCGGGCGACATGGGCGCCACGCGCTGA
- a CDS encoding Zn-dependent alcohol dehydrogenase — protein MTKAAILEKPGEPMVIGEIELAEPGPHEVLIDTKACGLCHSDLHFIDGAYPHALPLVPGHEAAGVVRAVGSEVTMVKPGDHVVSCLSAFCGQCEFCVTGRMALCLGQGTRRGKDAAPRLSRGGEPVNQLLNLSAFAEQMLIHEHACVAIDKDMPFDRAAVLGCAVTTGAGTIFNAIKLTPGETVAVIGCGGVGLAAINAAKIAGAGMIIAADPLPEKRALAETLGATHTVDALAEDAAKQIIKLSGGGVHYGIEAVGRQASADLAVASLRRGGTAVVLGMMPLDCKVGLGAMDLLGGKKLMGAIMGMNHFPVDLPRLVDFYLRGLLDLDTIIAERIALEDINAGFDKLREGHSARSIVVFD, from the coding sequence TTGACCAAAGCAGCCATTCTCGAAAAGCCCGGCGAACCGATGGTGATCGGCGAGATCGAACTGGCCGAACCCGGCCCGCACGAGGTTCTGATCGACACCAAGGCGTGCGGATTGTGCCATTCGGACCTGCACTTCATCGACGGTGCCTATCCGCATGCTCTCCCGCTGGTGCCCGGGCACGAAGCGGCGGGCGTGGTCCGCGCGGTCGGCAGCGAAGTGACGATGGTGAAGCCGGGCGACCACGTCGTCTCGTGCCTCAGCGCGTTCTGCGGCCAGTGCGAATTCTGCGTCACCGGCCGCATGGCGCTGTGCCTTGGTCAGGGCACGCGGCGCGGCAAGGATGCGGCTCCGCGCCTCTCGCGAGGCGGCGAGCCGGTCAACCAGCTGCTCAACCTGTCGGCCTTTGCCGAGCAGATGCTGATCCACGAACATGCCTGCGTCGCGATCGACAAGGATATGCCGTTCGACCGGGCCGCCGTGCTCGGCTGCGCGGTGACCACCGGAGCGGGCACGATCTTCAACGCGATCAAGCTGACGCCGGGCGAGACCGTCGCCGTGATCGGCTGCGGCGGCGTCGGCCTCGCCGCGATCAACGCGGCCAAGATCGCAGGCGCTGGCATGATCATCGCCGCCGACCCGCTGCCCGAAAAGCGCGCACTCGCCGAAACGCTCGGCGCAACGCACACGGTCGATGCGCTGGCCGAAGATGCCGCGAAACAGATCATCAAGCTGTCGGGCGGCGGCGTACATTACGGCATCGAAGCGGTCGGGCGGCAGGCGAGCGCCGACCTCGCGGTCGCTAGCCTGCGGCGCGGCGGTACTGCGGTGGTGCTCGGCATGATGCCGCTCGACTGCAAGGTCGGCCTGGGAGCGATGGACCTGCTCGGCGGCAAGAAGCTGATGGGCGCGATCATGGGGATGAACCACTTCCCGGTCGATCTGCCGCGCCTCGTCGATTTCTACCTGCGCGGCCTGCTCGACCTCGACACGATCATCGCCGAGCGGATCGCGCTGGAAGACATCAACGCCGGGTTCGACAAGCTTCGCGAAGGGCATAGCGCCCGCAGCATCGTGGTGTTCGACTGA
- a CDS encoding phosphotransferase family protein codes for MAAIDYEKEMVGTVDVPEADKLDEAALTAWFEGNVEDFEGPLTLSKFKGGQSNPTYKVETANRNYVLRRQPFGKLLPSAHAVDREYTVMSALGPTGFPVPRTFGLCEDADVIGSKFFVMELIQGRNLWNGALPDYQPDERREIYHAMVDTLADLHTTDPQKIGLGDYGKPQDYCARQIARWTKQYKLSETEEIPEMEALIAWLPETVPEQHASGIVHGDYRLDNMIFHAEENRVAAVLDWELSTLGDPIADFSYFVLNWHNPSDGRAGLGGKDLKALGIPTAEEVTQRYVERTGYPVPDMDWYFAFNLFKFAGIIQGIKKRVIDGTASSAHAKQMSERVRPLVHSAYDFAKRAGLD; via the coding sequence GTGGCAGCTATCGACTACGAGAAGGAAATGGTCGGCACGGTCGACGTGCCCGAGGCCGACAAGCTGGACGAAGCGGCGCTGACCGCGTGGTTCGAAGGCAATGTCGAGGACTTCGAAGGGCCGCTCACGCTCTCGAAATTCAAGGGCGGCCAGTCCAATCCGACCTACAAGGTCGAAACCGCGAACCGCAATTACGTGCTGCGCCGCCAGCCCTTCGGCAAGCTGCTGCCATCGGCGCACGCGGTCGATCGTGAATACACCGTGATGAGCGCGCTCGGCCCCACCGGCTTCCCCGTGCCGCGCACCTTCGGCCTGTGCGAAGACGCTGACGTGATCGGCTCCAAGTTCTTCGTCATGGAACTGATTCAGGGCCGCAACCTGTGGAACGGCGCGCTGCCAGACTACCAGCCGGACGAGCGGCGCGAGATCTACCACGCGATGGTCGACACGCTGGCCGATCTGCACACCACCGATCCGCAGAAGATCGGCTTGGGCGACTACGGCAAGCCGCAGGATTACTGCGCACGGCAGATCGCCCGCTGGACCAAGCAGTACAAGCTTTCCGAAACCGAAGAGATTCCGGAGATGGAAGCGCTGATCGCGTGGCTGCCCGAGACGGTGCCCGAACAGCACGCCAGCGGGATCGTCCACGGCGACTACCGGCTCGACAACATGATCTTCCATGCCGAGGAGAACCGCGTTGCCGCGGTGCTCGACTGGGAGCTATCGACGCTGGGCGATCCAATCGCGGATTTCAGCTACTTCGTTCTCAACTGGCACAACCCGTCGGACGGCCGCGCCGGGCTCGGCGGAAAAGACCTGAAGGCGCTGGGCATCCCCACCGCCGAGGAAGTCACCCAGCGCTATGTCGAACGCACCGGCTACCCCGTGCCCGACATGGACTGGTACTTCGCCTTCAACCTGTTCAAGTTCGCGGGGATCATCCAGGGCATCAAGAAGCGGGTGATCGACGGCACTGCCTCGTCAGCCCACGCCAAGCAGATGAGCGAGCGGGTCCGCCCGCTGGTGCATTCCGCCTACGACTTCGCCAAGCGCGCCGGGCTCGACTGA
- the dapD gene encoding 2,3,4,5-tetrahydropyridine-2,6-dicarboxylate N-succinyltransferase gives MSDEHRQVIEQAWENRDSLDTGDGDLREAVESAITSLDEGSARVAEPDGNGGWQVNQWLKKAVLLSFRLSDNRVMDGAVGSPAFDKVPSKFAGWGEARFREAGFRVVPGAIARRGSFIGKNCVLMPSFTNIGAYVGENTMLDTWASVGSCAQVGANCHISAGTGIGGVLEPLQANPTIIGDNCFIGARSEIVEGVIVGEGCVVAMGVFITQSTKIVVRDTGEVLRGHIPPYSVVVPGSLPAKDGGPSLACAVIVKTVDAQTREKTGINELLRD, from the coding sequence ATGAGCGACGAACACCGGCAGGTGATCGAACAGGCATGGGAGAACCGCGATTCTCTCGATACCGGCGATGGGGATCTGCGCGAAGCGGTCGAAAGTGCGATTACCAGTCTCGACGAAGGCAGCGCGCGGGTTGCGGAGCCCGACGGCAATGGCGGCTGGCAGGTCAACCAGTGGCTGAAGAAGGCCGTGCTGCTCTCGTTCCGCCTGTCGGATAACCGGGTGATGGATGGCGCGGTCGGCTCGCCCGCGTTCGACAAGGTGCCCAGCAAGTTCGCCGGGTGGGGCGAAGCGCGCTTCCGCGAAGCGGGCTTCCGCGTCGTGCCCGGCGCGATCGCGCGGCGGGGCAGCTTCATCGGCAAGAACTGCGTGCTGATGCCCAGCTTCACCAATATCGGCGCCTATGTGGGTGAGAACACCATGCTGGACACTTGGGCCAGCGTGGGCAGCTGCGCGCAGGTCGGCGCGAACTGCCACATCTCGGCGGGGACCGGGATCGGCGGCGTGCTGGAGCCCTTGCAGGCCAACCCGACGATCATCGGCGACAACTGCTTCATCGGCGCGCGTTCCGAAATCGTCGAGGGCGTGATCGTGGGCGAAGGCTGCGTCGTCGCGATGGGCGTGTTCATCACCCAGTCGACCAAGATCGTCGTGCGCGACACGGGCGAAGTGCTGCGCGGGCACATCCCGCCTTACTCCGTAGTCGTTCCAGGCAGCCTGCCGGCCAAGGATGGCGGCCCGTCGTTGGCATGTGCGGTCATCGTCAAGACGGTCGACGCGCAGACCCGCGAGAAGACCGGCATCAACGAATTGCTGCGCGACTGA
- a CDS encoding DUF2945 domain-containing protein: MSNTNSFQSDQYVQWDWGDGTAKGQIKERFEREVTRTLQGSEITRKGSEDNPAYLIKQDDGDEVLKLGSEIEAQNS; encoded by the coding sequence ATGAGCAATACGAACAGCTTCCAGAGCGATCAGTATGTGCAGTGGGATTGGGGCGACGGCACCGCCAAGGGCCAGATCAAGGAGCGTTTCGAGCGCGAAGTGACCCGCACCCTGCAGGGCAGCGAGATCACCCGCAAGGGCTCCGAAGACAACCCGGCCTACCTCATCAAGCAGGATGATGGCGACGAAGTGCTCAAGCTGGGCTCCGAAATCGAAGCGCAGAACAGCTGA
- a CDS encoding DUF3008 family protein translates to MPKAKSKKQQQAAGAALSAKRGETDKSDLQGASVGMYESMTEDELEEMASTDREDLPEEVDGD, encoded by the coding sequence ATGCCCAAGGCCAAATCGAAGAAGCAGCAACAGGCGGCAGGCGCCGCCCTCTCCGCCAAGCGCGGCGAGACGGACAAGTCCGATCTTCAGGGCGCGTCCGTTGGCATGTACGAAAGCATGACCGAGGACGAGTTGGAGGAAATGGCCTCCACCGACCGCGAAGACCTGCCCGAGGAAGTCGACGGAGACTGA
- a CDS encoding dipeptidase, with amino-acid sequence MLRRFATASAFAALLCAPAMAQTPEEIAQAALEAAPVWDGHNDVPIQLRSRFGNELGEFDFTDTRATKTETRNAMHTDLARLRAGHVGAQWWSVYVPASLDEPEAVQMTLEQIDVAKRLIARYPDDMMLALSADDVEAARAQGRIAGLLGMEGGHSIGSSLAVLRQMYDLGARYMTLTHSRNTPWADSATDDPEHGGLTDFGKDLVREMNRIGMVVDLSHVSEKTMMDALDVSRAPVIFSHSSARAINGHARNVPDAVLRRLRENGGIIMVTAVPGFISEDARVWNAQRDAEEARLKALWQGQPDAVEAGMKAWDEANPYPPANIADMADHIDHVRKIAGIDAIGIGGDYDGIPFGPEGLEDVSTYPALFTELARRGYSQEDLERISFRNMMRVMRGVEATSAAMADVPPYEYPAGGGE; translated from the coding sequence ATGCTGCGCCGTTTCGCCACCGCTTCCGCTTTCGCAGCGCTTTTGTGCGCACCAGCTATGGCGCAGACGCCCGAGGAGATCGCGCAGGCAGCGCTTGAAGCCGCGCCGGTGTGGGACGGGCATAACGACGTGCCGATCCAGCTGCGCAGCCGCTTCGGCAACGAGCTCGGCGAGTTCGACTTCACCGATACCCGCGCGACGAAGACCGAGACGCGCAACGCGATGCACACCGATCTCGCGCGGTTGCGGGCCGGGCATGTCGGGGCGCAGTGGTGGTCGGTCTATGTCCCCGCCTCGCTCGACGAGCCCGAAGCGGTGCAGATGACGCTGGAGCAGATCGACGTCGCCAAGCGACTGATCGCGCGTTACCCGGACGACATGATGCTCGCGCTGAGCGCCGATGATGTCGAGGCAGCGCGGGCGCAGGGGCGGATTGCCGGTCTGCTGGGCATGGAGGGCGGCCACTCGATCGGGTCGAGCCTCGCGGTGCTGCGGCAGATGTACGATCTGGGCGCGCGCTACATGACGCTGACGCACAGCCGCAACACGCCGTGGGCGGACAGCGCGACCGATGATCCCGAGCATGGCGGGCTGACCGATTTCGGCAAGGATCTGGTGCGCGAGATGAACCGGATCGGGATGGTGGTCGACCTCAGCCACGTGTCCGAGAAGACGATGATGGACGCGCTGGATGTGAGCCGCGCGCCGGTGATCTTCAGCCATTCCTCCGCCCGCGCGATCAATGGCCACGCGCGCAACGTGCCCGATGCGGTGCTGCGCCGTCTGCGCGAGAACGGCGGGATCATAATGGTCACGGCGGTGCCTGGCTTCATCAGCGAGGACGCGCGGGTATGGAACGCGCAGCGCGATGCCGAGGAGGCGCGGCTCAAGGCGCTCTGGCAGGGCCAGCCTGACGCGGTCGAAGCCGGGATGAAGGCGTGGGATGAAGCCAATCCCTATCCGCCCGCTAATATCGCCGACATGGCCGACCATATCGATCATGTCCGCAAGATCGCCGGGATCGACGCAATCGGGATCGGCGGCGACTACGACGGCATTCCTTTCGGGCCGGAGGGACTGGAGGATGTCTCGACATACCCTGCGCTGTTCACCGAACTGGCGCGGCGCGGCTATTCTCAGGAAGATCTGGAGAGGATCAGCTTCCGCAACATGATGCGGGTGATGCGCGGGGTCGAGGCGACCAGCGCTGCGATGGCCGACGTGCCGCCTTACGAATATCCGGCGGGCGGCGGCGAGTGA